From the Bdellovibrio reynosensis genome, one window contains:
- a CDS encoding CarD family transcriptional regulator codes for MQTFNIGDNAVYPGYGVVKVVSIEAKEMLGTKVTFYNMQLVDTGLKIMIPTTNVKSAGLRPIISKAEANKVVGILKEKDIKIDNQTWNRRYREYMEKIKTGSVFEIAEVLRDLFLLKADKELSFGERKMLDSARSLLLKELTLATSQEELFKEEEVKAIFGITG; via the coding sequence ATGCAGACGTTTAATATCGGTGATAATGCAGTTTATCCCGGCTATGGCGTTGTAAAAGTGGTTTCTATTGAAGCCAAAGAAATGCTGGGCACCAAAGTTACTTTCTATAATATGCAGCTTGTCGACACTGGTCTTAAAATCATGATCCCTACAACAAACGTTAAATCAGCAGGTCTTCGCCCGATCATCTCTAAAGCTGAAGCGAATAAAGTTGTTGGTATCCTTAAAGAAAAAGACATCAAAATTGATAATCAAACTTGGAACCGTCGCTACCGTGAATACATGGAGAAAATCAAGACGGGTTCTGTGTTCGAAATTGCTGAAGTTTTACGCGATTTATTCCTTTTGAAAGCAGATAAAGAGCTTTCTTTTGGCGAACGCAAGATGCTTGATTCAGCTCGCAGCCTTCTTCTTAAAGAACTTACTTTGGCGACGAGCCAAGAAGAGCTTTTTAAGGAAGAAGAAGTAAAAGCAATCTTCGGAATCACAGGCTAG
- the gltX gene encoding glutamate--tRNA ligase, with translation MTSQISPHVRVRFAPSPTGYLHVGGARTALYNYLFAKKNKGEFILRIEDTDEARSTEESLRGVVDDLVWLNLLWNEGVDPVTLKDQGPLGPYRQSERLDIYKEVAETLLKQGKAYYCFMTEEEIEKQREEGKAAGTFAHLNSPYQDWSLEKALEHLKAGNKAVVRFKTKGLAKDYIFNDLVRGEVKFPSDMVGDFVLLRSGNMPVYNFCCVVDDHLMKITHVFRAEEHLPNTLRQLMIYEAMGWQTPEFGHMALILDEDRQKLSKRKGAVACGILKEEGYLNSAILNFIALLGWSHPEGKEIMTVDDMIQAFDISRLNPSGAIFDRVKFKWMNAMHLRALPNAELWQQIQPFLAREKMELPQDPAWQDRSLNLFKPYMETLVDAIELYKPLNDKSYVILPEAEETLKWESTKAVLATWRDLIAAHPSDYLTEEEFLKFQDEVKNKTGAKGKNLFMPIRVAVIGKPHGAELKILVPLIKKQSLVARAQQALAQA, from the coding sequence ATGACCTCTCAAATTTCTCCACATGTTCGTGTTCGTTTTGCACCATCACCTACGGGATATCTTCACGTCGGTGGAGCTCGAACAGCTCTTTATAATTATCTTTTTGCAAAAAAAAATAAGGGTGAATTTATTCTGCGTATTGAAGATACGGATGAAGCTCGGTCTACGGAAGAATCACTTCGTGGTGTGGTTGATGACTTAGTTTGGTTGAATCTTCTTTGGAATGAAGGTGTTGATCCGGTGACTTTGAAAGATCAAGGTCCTTTGGGGCCTTATCGCCAAAGTGAGCGTTTGGATATCTATAAAGAAGTTGCTGAAACTCTTCTGAAGCAAGGTAAGGCTTATTACTGCTTCATGACTGAAGAAGAAATCGAAAAACAAAGAGAAGAAGGCAAAGCGGCGGGTACGTTTGCTCACTTGAACTCTCCTTATCAAGATTGGTCATTGGAAAAAGCTTTAGAGCATTTGAAAGCGGGTAACAAAGCCGTTGTTCGTTTTAAAACTAAAGGCCTTGCGAAAGATTATATCTTTAACGACCTAGTTCGTGGCGAAGTCAAATTCCCATCTGATATGGTAGGTGACTTCGTGCTTCTTCGCTCTGGCAATATGCCCGTTTATAATTTCTGCTGCGTGGTTGACGATCATTTGATGAAAATCACCCATGTGTTTAGAGCCGAAGAACATCTTCCAAACACTCTTCGTCAGTTGATGATTTATGAAGCAATGGGATGGCAAACTCCAGAGTTTGGTCATATGGCCTTGATCTTAGATGAAGATCGCCAAAAACTTTCTAAACGCAAAGGTGCTGTGGCTTGCGGGATCTTAAAAGAAGAGGGTTATCTGAATTCAGCTATCTTGAATTTCATTGCTCTTCTAGGTTGGTCACATCCTGAAGGTAAAGAGATTATGACAGTTGATGATATGATTCAAGCATTTGATATTTCTCGTTTGAATCCGTCAGGTGCGATTTTTGACCGTGTGAAATTTAAATGGATGAATGCTATGCATTTAAGAGCTTTGCCAAATGCAGAGCTTTGGCAGCAGATTCAGCCGTTCTTAGCCCGCGAAAAAATGGAACTTCCCCAGGATCCTGCATGGCAAGATCGTTCGTTGAATCTATTTAAGCCGTACATGGAAACTTTGGTGGATGCGATTGAGCTATATAAGCCATTGAATGATAAATCCTATGTGATTCTTCCTGAGGCAGAGGAAACTTTGAAGTGGGAATCTACCAAAGCTGTTCTAGCTACTTGGCGTGATCTGATCGCCGCTCATCCTTCTGATTACTTAACTGAAGAAGAATTTTTAAAATTCCAAGATGAAGTTAAGAATAAAACGGGTGCAAAAGGCAAGAACCTTTTCATGCCGATTCGTGTGGCGGTTATCGGTAAACCTCACGGGGCTGAATTAAAAATTTTAGTTCCTTTGATTAAAAAACAATCCTTAGTGGCAAGAGCTCAACAAGCCTTGGCGCAAGCATAG
- the cysS gene encoding cysteine--tRNA ligase, which translates to MALKIYNSQSRQLEDFSPLTPGKVTMYVCGPTVYDFLHVGNFRGPVFFNLVRNWLEKSGYQVAYALNFTDVDDKIIARANERGMTPHELTEKYIAEYKKDFADLGLRPHDFNPKVTEHMDDILSMVKTLIENKKAYAEQGDVLYSIKSFDGYGKLSGRNPDELLAGARVDVDEKKHSPLDFALWKKAKPGEEQASWNSPWGVGRPGWHIECSAMIKKIFGDQIDIHGGGMDLIFPHHENEIAQSEGCSGKHFVKYWMHNNMLNFSGQKMSKSVGNLVTMREFLQTYNSEIYKWMMLSVHYRSTSEFGDAAIERTVGSLARVYSALSLAETYLAPEVTVPDAGFEKITAEAWKKVESGLNDDFGTPEVFAAIFEVVRQFNSQVRRGMKSNPAVQAKALSFSKFIKDVGALMSMFQEPAHDFLIKLDDMLLKKMDLQRADIDALVAERSAARDAKDFAKSDEYRNKLTGMGISVSDTATGSFWEVTK; encoded by the coding sequence ATGGCTTTAAAGATTTACAATTCGCAAAGTAGACAGCTTGAAGATTTCTCTCCGTTAACCCCGGGGAAAGTGACGATGTATGTCTGTGGGCCGACTGTTTACGATTTTTTGCATGTTGGAAATTTTCGTGGGCCGGTGTTTTTTAATTTAGTTCGTAACTGGTTAGAAAAGAGCGGCTATCAGGTAGCTTACGCCCTGAACTTTACCGACGTTGATGATAAAATCATTGCTCGCGCCAATGAGCGAGGTATGACTCCGCATGAACTGACAGAAAAATACATTGCGGAATATAAAAAAGACTTTGCCGATCTTGGTCTAAGACCCCACGATTTTAATCCGAAGGTCACAGAGCATATGGATGATATTCTTTCGATGGTTAAAACCTTGATTGAAAATAAAAAAGCCTATGCAGAACAAGGCGATGTTCTTTACTCTATCAAATCATTTGATGGATACGGCAAACTGAGCGGGCGAAATCCCGACGAGCTTTTAGCAGGTGCCCGGGTTGATGTGGATGAAAAAAAGCACAGTCCTTTGGACTTCGCTCTTTGGAAGAAGGCAAAACCGGGGGAAGAACAAGCATCGTGGAATTCCCCTTGGGGAGTAGGGCGCCCCGGTTGGCATATTGAATGTTCGGCGATGATTAAAAAGATTTTCGGTGATCAGATTGATATTCACGGTGGCGGAATGGATTTGATTTTCCCGCACCATGAAAATGAAATCGCACAAAGTGAAGGCTGTTCTGGCAAGCACTTCGTAAAATACTGGATGCATAATAATATGCTGAACTTTAGCGGTCAGAAGATGTCTAAGTCCGTGGGCAATCTGGTGACTATGCGCGAGTTCCTGCAAACCTATAATTCTGAAATTTATAAATGGATGATGTTATCAGTTCATTATCGTTCTACGAGTGAGTTTGGTGATGCGGCAATTGAAAGGACAGTGGGTAGTTTAGCCCGCGTCTATTCTGCACTATCTTTAGCTGAGACGTACTTAGCGCCTGAAGTAACTGTTCCCGATGCTGGATTTGAAAAAATCACGGCGGAAGCTTGGAAAAAAGTTGAGAGCGGTCTTAATGATGACTTCGGAACACCGGAAGTGTTTGCTGCGATCTTTGAAGTGGTTCGTCAGTTTAACAGCCAAGTTCGTCGTGGTATGAAATCAAATCCTGCAGTCCAGGCAAAAGCACTTTCATTTAGTAAATTTATTAAAGACGTCGGCGCTTTGATGAGCATGTTCCAAGAACCAGCTCATGATTTCTTAATTAAACTTGATGATATGCTTTTAAAGAAAATGGATTTGCAACGTGCTGATATTGATGCGTTGGTGGCTGAGCGTTCAGCGGCCCGCGATGCCAAAGACTTTGCAAAATCAGATGAGTATAGAAATAAACTTACGGGAATGGGTATTTCTGTAAGCGATACGGCGACGGGAAGCTTCTGGGAAGTGACTAAGTAG